CAGTCATCCTGTGAAAATGATGGGTAATGTGGATGGGAAGCGTGTCCTTGATCTTTGTGCTGCCCCGGGTGGAAAGACCATGCAATTAGCCGCGGCTGGAGCGGATGTCATTGCGGTGGATAAATCGAAAAACCGCCTGAAACGCCTAGAGGAAAACCTGGAACGCACCCGTCTGTTTGCTGAAATTGTCCAAGCCGATCTGATGGAATGGGAGCCAGATGATTTTGTCGATATGATCTTGCTGGATGCACCTTGTTCCGCAACCGGAACATTGCGCCGCCACCCCGACGGCCTATGGACGAAAAAGGAAGAAGGCATCAAGGCCATGTCTGATATTCAGGGCAAACTCTGGCACCGAGTGTCCGATTGGGTGCGCTCTGGCGGTAAAATTGTTTACTGCACTTGTTCTCTTCAGCCTGAAGAAAGTGAACTTATGCTCAAAGCTTTCTTAAAAGGTCATAAGAATTTTGAAGTTGAAGGTGAGGTTTATCGTTCTACGCCGGATGAAGGTGGAGATGGTTTCTTTGCTGTGATGGTTAAGAAGGTGTCTTGATTGATTCCGGGAGTGATTTGTTATTCAACATACTTTGATAGAGTTCTTCATATTGAGCAACACATGTCTCAATTGAGAACTTCTCTTTGATAAGTTCTTGACCCCGAAGCCCCATTTCTTTCATTTTGTTGGAATCCTTGCTGATTCGAAGTAACGCTTGAGCAAGTTCTGCAGGGTTCTTGGCTGGGACAATATAGCCGTTTTTATTATTCTCAACCACATCGGGATTCCCCCCCACATTGGTGACAACCATGGGAAGTCCACTTGCCATAGCTTCTAAAACAGCGTTGGAAAACCCTTCTTCATGGGAACACAATAGGCCAATATCTGATGATTTAAGTAAATCACCGATATCTGTTCTTTGGCCTAAGAAATGAACTTTGTGTTCAAGTTTTAGCTCTTGTAAGCGTTGAACCAAATGTTTGCGATATCCGTTGTCGTAACCTGCACAAATAACTTGCCAATTTTCTGGAAGATCTTTTTCTATCAAATCCAACGCATTAATCAGATCCATATGTCCTTTGTAAGGGATAAGATTTGCCACAAGGATAAATACCAAATCACTTTCTTTCAAACCAATGGATTGGCGGATCGATTTTTGATCAACCTGTAACGCAAACGGTTCTATTTCTATTCCGTTATAAATAAGGCCAAGCTTTGATTCTGAAACGTACTCATCATTATTCAGATTTTCAATAACTGCTTTTGAATTCCCGAGAATACCATGCATATAGCTATGTAGTTTCTTCTCAATTTTTGCGAAAAATGGGCGACGCTGTTGATAAATATTCAGACTGCGACGACTCATTAAACGAATAGGGTTTGCTGCAAGAACAGATAAAGGCCCACCTACTAAATAAGCAGCTGGCAGAAAAAAATGGGTAATATTCGGACGCTGGAAAAGAAAATGACAGAAAAGCCGCAGAACCTGAATAAACATACTCAACAGCCTGAATGGTTTTCTCATTAGACCTGTGAAAGGTACAGAGAGCGCATGTTGGACTGAGACGCCAGCTTTTTCAAAGTCGTCAGATAATTTTCCAGGCTCCGACAAAGAATAAAGGTTGATCGTCCAGCCTCTTGTAACAAGTCCACGACAAATGCGCAGTAAATGCATTTCGGCGCCACCGATGTTTGTGGTGCCGATAACATACGTAATCGTTTTATTTTTTGTCATGCTTAATTTAAGCGAACTTTACAGCTGTCCCATTTGCAGAAACCATCAGCATTGTTTTTTGATCGCCACCAATAACTTCATAATCAAGGTCAATTGCAACGACTGCATCCGCACCGAGTTCTTGGGCTTCGGCCATCATGTCTTCCAGAGCCGCTTCTTTAGCTTTACGAAATTCTTTTTCATACGCGCCAGAACGCCCGCCAACTACATCGCGGATGCCTGCAAAAAAATCTTTGAACAGGTTGGCTCCCAAGATCGCTTCACCAGAAACAATGCCACAGTATTCAGAAACAGTTTTACCTTCTACATTATCCGTTGTGGTAACGATCATGATGATATTCCTTATTTTAAATGGCAAAAATACTGTCTAATATTCAATTATCGTTTAGGTTAATGCAATATTTTTATACCTTCCAGCCGTTATTTGAGCCGAGAGATGTCATTTATCACAAGAAACCCCCGTATTACAATGACCCTCGTGATGTTATTGTTCCTTCTTGTCCTTGTGGTGATGACTGAAATGTTCCTTTCTTTGACGGCACAAGGGCATCAGCGAAATACATCTAGCCAGAATCGTCATCTGCTTTTGCGTGAATGGCATCCCAATACGGATTATCGTTTTAGAACACCTGAAAGCCGTTTTTCTGAAAATGAAAACGTGCCTGACTTTTATGAAATTTCAACGGATGAAAATGGTTTTATTCTTCCAAACAAACAACATGCAATAGCAGATAAAACATTGGTATTTTTAGGGGGGTCCACAACGGAATGCATGTTTGTTGATCCTAAAAAAAGATTTCCTTATCTGACGGGGCGTTTGTTGGCAGATCAAACATCTCTTAAAGTGAACAGTTATAATGCGGGGCGTTCTGGTAATAATGTTATGATGTCCAATCTACAGCTTATGGGGAAAATTATTCCGATGAGGCCAGATTACGTGATCATGATGCATGGGGTGAATGATATAGGTGTATTAGGGCGTAAGGATGGTTATTGGACCGATCATCCGACCTTCTCATTAGTTCGGGCTCCAAAGTCCGGGCTTGTCCCTTTTTTACTTCAAATACGCGATGCGACTGTTCCGCTAACTTATCGTGCCTTGAAAAGTGGCATATTAAAATTTAAGCAGCTTGTCGTCTCTCCGGCCCATGCACAAAATGGGATGGATAAAGGGAAGTCTTTTGAAAGTGCATTGCGAACTTTTGTCAGAACAGCGAAAGCTTGGCAGATAAAGCCCGTTTTAATGACGCAGGTGGTACTTAACAATCAGGACTCAAAGTCGGAATACCTCTCTAAAGAACAATTGGCCAAGGGAGGTTTTAATCAAGGACAATTTGAAGATATGCAGAGATATTTCAATGAAATTACGCGCTCTGTCGCTCTTTCAGAAGGGGCACTTTTAATTGATTTGGTAAAGGCTAAGGTCTGGACAGGTCAAGACTTATACGATGATCTGCATTATTCAGATCAAGGCTCAGAAAAAGTGGCACGTATTATTAGTCAGCATATTCAACAAGATTTGAAACAATAAAAAAACTGGTTCCAAAAAATATGGAACCAGCTTTAAACCTATAAGCAGCAATGGCTTAGTGACGGAAGTGACGCATGCCGGTCATGACCATAGCAAGGCCACGTTCGTTTGCTGCGGCAATAACTTCTTCATCACGGATAGAGCCACCCGGCTGGATCACAGCTGTTGCCCCAGCTTCGGCGGCTTCAATCAAGCCATCTGCAAACGGGAAGAATGCGTCAGAGGCTACAACAGAACCTTTTGCCCAGCTCTCATTTTCACCCGCTGTCTTGGCTGCTTGTTCAGCGCGGAAGGCTGCGATACGACAAGAGTTGACACGGCTCATTTGGCCGGCACCGACACCCACGGTCATATTGTTTTTGCAATAAACAATCGCGTTTGATTTCACATGCTTACAGACAGTGAAGGCAAAGCGCAGGTCTTTCATTTCAGCTTCTGTCGGCTGGCGTTCTGTCACCACCTTGAAGTCATCAGAGAAAATTTGGTTGTCTTTAGACTGGATCAGATGACCACCGGACATGGTTTTAACCATGGCAGCTGTATCTGCCGGTGTTGGCATGCCGCCTGTGCGCAAAACACGAACGTTTTTCTTACCAGACAGGATAGAAAGAGCTTCTTCGTCAATTTCCGGTGCAATCACCACTTCAAGGAAGATTTTGGACAGTTCTTCGGCTGTTTTGCCATCCAGTGTCTTGTTAAAGGCCACGATGCCGCCAAAGGCACTTTCAGTGTCACAGGAATAAGCACGCAGATAAGCGTCTGTCAGGTTATCCCCAACGGCTACACCACATGGGTTGGCGTGTTTCACAATCACACAGGCATTGTCGTCCTGGAATTCAGAGACCAGCTCAAATGCTGCGTCTGTATCATTCACATTGTTATAAGACAGTTCTTTACCGTTGAGCTGTTCAGCCGTTGCCACGCCAGGGCGGTTTTCACCCGTGACATAGAAAGCCGCAGACTGGTGAGAATTCTCGCCATAACGCATGGTTTGTTTCAATTCGCCTGCAAAGACTTTGCGTTTTGGGTATTCGATATCGAGCTGAGAGGTATACCAGTTGGAAATGGCTGCGTCATAAGCCCCTGTGCGGGCATAGGCTGTAGCGGACATGCGCTTGCGGAACGTTTCTGTTGTACCGCCGTTGTTCAGTTTCATTTCTTCCAAAACAGCGTCATAGTCTTCCACATCCACAACGGTGACAACACCTTGCCAGTTTTTGGCAGAGGCACGGATCATGGCCGGACCACCGATGTCGATATTTTCAATACAGGTATCAAAATCGGCACCTGCAGCCACTGTAGATTCAAAGGGGTAGAGATTTACCGCCAAAAGGTCGATCGGCGCGATGCCATGTTCATCCATGGCTGCGACATGTTCATCATTGTCACGCAGGGCCAGCAGGCCACCGTGAATTTTTGGGTGCAGGGTCTTCACGCGGCCATCCATGATTTCCGGGAAACCTGTGTGAGAGGAAACCTCAATCACCGGAATGCCGGCCTCTTTCAGCGCTTTGAACGTACCGCCTGTTGAGAGCAGTTCAACATCTTGATCAGCCAAGGCTTTGGCGAAATCAACCAGACCAGTTTTATCGGAAACAGACAGTAATGCGCGACGGATGGGAGTAGCCATGATGAGACCCTAAGCTCCTAATTCGAAAAGGGAGAAAAACTTGCGCTTCTCATATCAGAACTGGGGCCATCTGTTAATAGATAATTCACCTTTTGCACGACAGGTTGGGGATGTATATAAA
This sequence is a window from Terasakiella sp. SH-1. Protein-coding genes within it:
- the purH gene encoding bifunctional phosphoribosylaminoimidazolecarboxamide formyltransferase/IMP cyclohydrolase, producing the protein MATPIRRALLSVSDKTGLVDFAKALADQDVELLSTGGTFKALKEAGIPVIEVSSHTGFPEIMDGRVKTLHPKIHGGLLALRDNDEHVAAMDEHGIAPIDLLAVNLYPFESTVAAGADFDTCIENIDIGGPAMIRASAKNWQGVVTVVDVEDYDAVLEEMKLNNGGTTETFRKRMSATAYARTGAYDAAISNWYTSQLDIEYPKRKVFAGELKQTMRYGENSHQSAAFYVTGENRPGVATAEQLNGKELSYNNVNDTDAAFELVSEFQDDNACVIVKHANPCGVAVGDNLTDAYLRAYSCDTESAFGGIVAFNKTLDGKTAEELSKIFLEVVIAPEIDEEALSILSGKKNVRVLRTGGMPTPADTAAMVKTMSGGHLIQSKDNQIFSDDFKVVTERQPTEAEMKDLRFAFTVCKHVKSNAIVYCKNNMTVGVGAGQMSRVNSCRIAAFRAEQAAKTAGENESWAKGSVVASDAFFPFADGLIEAAEAGATAVIQPGGSIRDEEVIAAANERGLAMVMTGMRHFRH
- a CDS encoding heavy metal-binding domain-containing protein, whose amino-acid sequence is MIVTTTDNVEGKTVSEYCGIVSGEAILGANLFKDFFAGIRDVVGGRSGAYEKEFRKAKEAALEDMMAEAQELGADAVVAIDLDYEVIGGDQKTMLMVSANGTAVKFA
- a CDS encoding SGNH/GDSL hydrolase family protein, with the translated sequence MLLFLLVLVVMTEMFLSLTAQGHQRNTSSQNRHLLLREWHPNTDYRFRTPESRFSENENVPDFYEISTDENGFILPNKQHAIADKTLVFLGGSTTECMFVDPKKRFPYLTGRLLADQTSLKVNSYNAGRSGNNVMMSNLQLMGKIIPMRPDYVIMMHGVNDIGVLGRKDGYWTDHPTFSLVRAPKSGLVPFLLQIRDATVPLTYRALKSGILKFKQLVVSPAHAQNGMDKGKSFESALRTFVRTAKAWQIKPVLMTQVVLNNQDSKSEYLSKEQLAKGGFNQGQFEDMQRYFNEITRSVALSEGALLIDLVKAKVWTGQDLYDDLHYSDQGSEKVARIISQHIQQDLKQ
- a CDS encoding glycosyltransferase, whose amino-acid sequence is MTKNKTITYVIGTTNIGGAEMHLLRICRGLVTRGWTINLYSLSEPGKLSDDFEKAGVSVQHALSVPFTGLMRKPFRLLSMFIQVLRLFCHFLFQRPNITHFFLPAAYLVGGPLSVLAANPIRLMSRRSLNIYQQRRPFFAKIEKKLHSYMHGILGNSKAVIENLNNDEYVSESKLGLIYNGIEIEPFALQVDQKSIRQSIGLKESDLVFILVANLIPYKGHMDLINALDLIEKDLPENWQVICAGYDNGYRKHLVQRLQELKLEHKVHFLGQRTDIGDLLKSSDIGLLCSHEEGFSNAVLEAMASGLPMVVTNVGGNPDVVENNKNGYIVPAKNPAELAQALLRISKDSNKMKEMGLRGQELIKEKFSIETCVAQYEELYQSMLNNKSLPESIKTPS